Proteins from a genomic interval of Dendropsophus ebraccatus isolate aDenEbr1 chromosome 6, aDenEbr1.pat, whole genome shotgun sequence:
- the CEP63 gene encoding centrosomal protein of 63 kDa isoform X1: MHGMEALLQGMQKTKTGTLFGSCEAELQELMKQIDIMLEHKKAEWEAHTETLNTLLQLRDQELSSARTREERLNQEIRSLRKQLVEQEESNSSKTAEYETQLARFQEELNRLKKMYEKVQRRHQRLELKSSGEEGRSEVSRLTRRLEEFRQRSLDWEKQRLLYQQQVAALEAQRRTLAEQTEKYQEESQSRKQMLEQTSLAGRSELQHLSGQLLRANDSLCVKEEELEHLKSQLESSTAGRERAERELEQARQTIKVLQEEKAELRATIQAHTDFLEGSKAQKEELHREVQRVSDVLRDRENSIRSLEERLKQTRLSDGHVEVLRSELSISRLNEQRLQEEVTHLEDQVRSMTLQTQQITQEMKVMAESRHLLEEEHKKCWTEIKKLKSQLTQAELSYSSVLDGMKKEISQLTQELHQKDIGFASSSWNSKDWERKVQAERERADREAAEHKVSLAALETLQDENWQLTTMLEKQEPDVRLALDNLECENQRLQKELSQARRNLELVLHTRQSDIQSAVERRTQDLLSRHEEELKALNERLNEVSQQYEELRHTPQSTQEAAASVLQGVSRTGSQESVSSEVSKTGDGNTDESHQEAQLPLPPSTPPNTIASRFLQEEELRSQDLIQRLDSHIEELKQDSQRTVQHFINLR, from the exons ATGCACGGGATGGAGGCTTTACTACAGGGAATGCAGAAGACTAAGACGGG GACGCTGTTTGGTTCCTGTGAAGCTGAGCTGCAAGAGCTCATGAAGCAGATTGATATAATGTTGGAGCACAAGAAGGCGGAGTGGGAAGCCCATACAGAGACCCTCaatactctgctgcagctgcggGATCAGGAGCTTAGCTCTGCTAGAACACGAGAAGAACGACTGAACCAAGAG ATTAGGTCTCTGAGAAAGCAGCTGGTAGAGCAAGAAGAGAGTAATAGTAGTAAGACGGCGGAGTATGAGACCCAGCTGGCACGCTTTCAGGAAGAG TTAAATAGATTGAAAAAAATGTACGAAAAAGTACAGAGAAGACACCAGAGGTTGGAGCTGAAAAGCAGCGGGGAAGAAGGCAGGTCAGAGGTCAGTCGGCTGACACGCAGACTAGAG GAATTTCGCCAAAGGTCTCTGGATTGGGAGAAGCAGCGTCTTCTGTATCAGCAGCAGGTAGCCGCTCTGGAAGCACAACGGAGGACCTTGGCTGAACAAACTGAAAAATATCAG GAAGAGTCTCAGAGCCGGAAACAGATGTTAGAACAGACCAGTCTGGCCGGCCGATCAGAGCTCCAGCACCTCAGCGGTCAGCTGCTGCGGGCTAATGACAGTCTATGTGTGAAAGAAGAAGAGCTTGAGCATCTGAAGTCACAGCTGGAGTCTTCTACTGCAGGGCGAGAGAGAGCGGAGCGTGAACTTGAGCAAGCCCGACAGACAATAAAG GTTCTCCAGGAGGAAAAAGCAGAGCTGAGGGCGACCATACAAGCACATACAGACTTTCTGGAAGGATCTAAAGCTCAGAAGGAAGAACTTCATAGAGAGGTGCAGAGAGTGAGTGATGTCCTGAGGGACCGAGAGAACAGCATCAG ATCACTAGAAGAAAGACTAAAGCAGACCAGACTATCAGATGGGCACGTGGAAGTGCTGCGCTCTGAGCTGTCCATCAGCCGTCTGAATGAACAGAGGCTGCAAGAAGAAGTGACCCATTTGGAGGACCAGGTCAGGTCCATGACCCTGCAGACTCAGCAGATCACCCAAGAGATGAAGGTCATGGCTGAATCCCGGCATCTTCTAGAAGAGGAGCACAAGAAGTGCTGGACAGAGATTAAGAAA CTAAAGAGCCAGCTCACCCAGGCTGAACTCTCCTACAGCAGTGTTCTGGACGGGATGAAGAAGGAGATTTCTCAGCTGACGCAGGAATTGCACCAGAAGGACATTGGCTTTGCTTCTTCTAGCTGGAATTCCAAAGACTGGGAGCGCAAGGTTcaggctgagagagagagagcggatagAGAAGCGGCAGAGCATAAA GTTTCACTGGCAGCTTTGGAAACATTACAAGATGAGAACTGGCAGCTGACTACAATGTTGGAGAAACAAGAGCCAGATGTGCGGCTG GCTTTAGATAACCTGGAATGTGAAAATCAGAGACTACAGAAAGAATTGTCACAGGCAAGGAGGAATCTGGAACTTGTTCTGCACACCAGACAGTCTGATATCCAGAGCGCAGTGGAACG GAGAACACAAGACCTGTTAAGCAGACATGAGGAAGAGTTGAAAGCACTAAATGAGCGTCTGAATGAAGTGTCCCAGCAATATGAGGAGCTGCGTCATACGCCACAATCTACGCAGGAAGCCGCCGCCTCTGTTCTGCAAGGTGTAAGCAGGACAGGTTCTCAGGAGTCTgtgtcctctgaagtcagcaaaaCTGGTGATGGAAATACTGATGAATCCCACCAAGAGGCACAG
- the CEP63 gene encoding centrosomal protein of 63 kDa isoform X2 encodes MKQIDIMLEHKKAEWEAHTETLNTLLQLRDQELSSARTREERLNQEIRSLRKQLVEQEESNSSKTAEYETQLARFQEELNRLKKMYEKVQRRHQRLELKSSGEEGRSEVSRLTRRLEEFRQRSLDWEKQRLLYQQQVAALEAQRRTLAEQTEKYQEESQSRKQMLEQTSLAGRSELQHLSGQLLRANDSLCVKEEELEHLKSQLESSTAGRERAERELEQARQTIKVLQEEKAELRATIQAHTDFLEGSKAQKEELHREVQRVSDVLRDRENSIRSLEERLKQTRLSDGHVEVLRSELSISRLNEQRLQEEVTHLEDQVRSMTLQTQQITQEMKVMAESRHLLEEEHKKCWTEIKKLKSQLTQAELSYSSVLDGMKKEISQLTQELHQKDIGFASSSWNSKDWERKVQAERERADREAAEHKVSLAALETLQDENWQLTTMLEKQEPDVRLALDNLECENQRLQKELSQARRNLELVLHTRQSDIQSAVERRTQDLLSRHEEELKALNERLNEVSQQYEELRHTPQSTQEAAASVLQGVSRTGSQESVSSEVSKTGDGNTDESHQEAQLPLPPSTPPNTIASRFLQEEELRSQDLIQRLDSHIEELKQDSQRTVQHFINLR; translated from the exons ATGAAGCAGATTGATATAATGTTGGAGCACAAGAAGGCGGAGTGGGAAGCCCATACAGAGACCCTCaatactctgctgcagctgcggGATCAGGAGCTTAGCTCTGCTAGAACACGAGAAGAACGACTGAACCAAGAG ATTAGGTCTCTGAGAAAGCAGCTGGTAGAGCAAGAAGAGAGTAATAGTAGTAAGACGGCGGAGTATGAGACCCAGCTGGCACGCTTTCAGGAAGAG TTAAATAGATTGAAAAAAATGTACGAAAAAGTACAGAGAAGACACCAGAGGTTGGAGCTGAAAAGCAGCGGGGAAGAAGGCAGGTCAGAGGTCAGTCGGCTGACACGCAGACTAGAG GAATTTCGCCAAAGGTCTCTGGATTGGGAGAAGCAGCGTCTTCTGTATCAGCAGCAGGTAGCCGCTCTGGAAGCACAACGGAGGACCTTGGCTGAACAAACTGAAAAATATCAG GAAGAGTCTCAGAGCCGGAAACAGATGTTAGAACAGACCAGTCTGGCCGGCCGATCAGAGCTCCAGCACCTCAGCGGTCAGCTGCTGCGGGCTAATGACAGTCTATGTGTGAAAGAAGAAGAGCTTGAGCATCTGAAGTCACAGCTGGAGTCTTCTACTGCAGGGCGAGAGAGAGCGGAGCGTGAACTTGAGCAAGCCCGACAGACAATAAAG GTTCTCCAGGAGGAAAAAGCAGAGCTGAGGGCGACCATACAAGCACATACAGACTTTCTGGAAGGATCTAAAGCTCAGAAGGAAGAACTTCATAGAGAGGTGCAGAGAGTGAGTGATGTCCTGAGGGACCGAGAGAACAGCATCAG ATCACTAGAAGAAAGACTAAAGCAGACCAGACTATCAGATGGGCACGTGGAAGTGCTGCGCTCTGAGCTGTCCATCAGCCGTCTGAATGAACAGAGGCTGCAAGAAGAAGTGACCCATTTGGAGGACCAGGTCAGGTCCATGACCCTGCAGACTCAGCAGATCACCCAAGAGATGAAGGTCATGGCTGAATCCCGGCATCTTCTAGAAGAGGAGCACAAGAAGTGCTGGACAGAGATTAAGAAA CTAAAGAGCCAGCTCACCCAGGCTGAACTCTCCTACAGCAGTGTTCTGGACGGGATGAAGAAGGAGATTTCTCAGCTGACGCAGGAATTGCACCAGAAGGACATTGGCTTTGCTTCTTCTAGCTGGAATTCCAAAGACTGGGAGCGCAAGGTTcaggctgagagagagagagcggatagAGAAGCGGCAGAGCATAAA GTTTCACTGGCAGCTTTGGAAACATTACAAGATGAGAACTGGCAGCTGACTACAATGTTGGAGAAACAAGAGCCAGATGTGCGGCTG GCTTTAGATAACCTGGAATGTGAAAATCAGAGACTACAGAAAGAATTGTCACAGGCAAGGAGGAATCTGGAACTTGTTCTGCACACCAGACAGTCTGATATCCAGAGCGCAGTGGAACG GAGAACACAAGACCTGTTAAGCAGACATGAGGAAGAGTTGAAAGCACTAAATGAGCGTCTGAATGAAGTGTCCCAGCAATATGAGGAGCTGCGTCATACGCCACAATCTACGCAGGAAGCCGCCGCCTCTGTTCTGCAAGGTGTAAGCAGGACAGGTTCTCAGGAGTCTgtgtcctctgaagtcagcaaaaCTGGTGATGGAAATACTGATGAATCCCACCAAGAGGCACAG